In the genome of Desulfovibrio sp. Huiquan2017, the window TTCGTGGCATGGCCGCCTCGGCCAAGGGCATGGACCGCGCCCAGGGCGACTACATGGGCATGCTGGCCACGGTCATGAACGCCCTGGCCGTCCAGGACGCGCTCGAAAAGAACGGCTGCGACACCCGGGTCATGACCGCCCTGTCCATGGCCGACGTGGCCGAGCCGTACATCCGCCGCCGGGCGCTGCGGCACATGGACAAGGGCCGCGTGGTCATCTGCGCCGCCGGTACCGGCAACCCCTACTTCACCACCGACTCGGCCGCCGCCCTGCGCGCACTCGAACTCAAGTGCGATGCCATCTTCAAGGCCACCAAGGTGGACGGCGTGTATGACAAGGACCCGGTCAAATACGCCGACGCGGTCAAGTTCGACACGGTCTCGTACATGGAAACCCTGGAAAAGCGGCTCGGCGTCATGGACTCCACGGCCATTTCCATGGCCCGGGACAACAACCTGCCGATCATCGTCTTCAACCTGTACAAGGAAGGCAATATCCGCAGGGCCGCCAACGGCGAAAACATCGGAACGACTGTTCAAGGAGACTAATATGCAAACCGTACTCGACGACGGCAAGAAAAGAATGAACGGAGCCCTCGGTTCCCTGGACAAGGAATTCGGCAAGCTGCGCACGGGCCGGGCCACCACCGCCCTGGTGGACTCCATCCAGGTGGATTACTACGGCACGCCCACGCCCATCAGCCAGCTCTCCTCCGTATCCGTGCCCGATTCCAAGACCATCACCATCCAGCCCTGGGACAAGGGCGCTTTCGGTGCGGTGGAAAAGGCCATCCAGACCTCGGACCTGGGCCTGAATCCGGTCAACGACGGCAAGATCATCCGCATCTCCATTCCGCCCCTGACCGAGGAACGCCGCAAGGAGTTGGTCAAGGTCGCCAAGAAGTACACCGAGGACGCCAAGATCGCCATCCGCAACGTGCGCCGCGACATGAACGACGTGCTGAAGAAGATGGAAAAGGACAAGACGATATCCGAGGACGACCTGCACCGAGGTGAAGGCGACGTCCAGAAGATGACCGACGAATACGTCAAGAAGGCCGACGAGGCCATGGCCGCCAAGGAAAAAGAGATTCTCGAAATCTAGGGCCCATTCTTGAGCAACATGCAAATTCCCACCCACATAGCCGTCATCATGGACGGCAACGGCAGGTGGGCCAAACAGCGCGGGCTGCCCCGATCCGACGGCCATCGGGCCGGAACCGAGGCGGCTCGCGCCGTGGTCACCCACTGCCGCGAACTCGGTGTGCGTTTCCTGACCCTGTACACCTTTTCCAAGGAAAACTGGTCACGGCCCAAGGACGAGATCGGGACCCTGTTCGACCTGTTGACCACCTTCCTCAAACGCGAGGAAAAAAGTCTCAAGGAGCAGGGCATCCGCCTCAATATCCTGGGCGAGATCGACGCCATGCCCCTGGCCGTACGCCAGGTGCTCCGACATGTCATGCGCCAGACGGCCCAGTGCGAGGACATGACCCTCAATCTGGCCCTGAGCTACTCGGGCCGTGATGAGATCGTCCGCGCGGCCAGAGCCCTGGTCGCCAAGGGCGTGCCCCCGGAAGCGGTCACCGAGGAGGCCTTCGCCGCCGAACTATGGACCGCGGGCCAGCCCGACCCGGACCTGATCATCCGCACCAGCGGGGAACTCCGGTTGTCCAACTACCTCCTGTTCCAATGCGCCTACGCGGAACTCCACTTCACGGACATCTACTGGCCGGACTTTACCCCGGCGGAACTGGACAAGGCCATCAAGGACCTGAACAGCCGCCAGCGCCGCTTCGGCAAAACCGGCGAACAACTGGACCACGCATAGGATGCCCGGCCTTCAATCGGGCCGGCGTGTTGCCCCCGCCCGGCAAATAGCGTAAAGGGGACAAATTCACGAGACTCCCGGAATCACCACTAACCGCTGAAATCACCATGGATATCTCCCCACACAAGCAACGAATCGCCACCAGCGCTGTCCTGGCCATCCTTCCGACTCTGGCACTGATATTCCAGGGGTGGGTCCTGTTCGCGGTTCTCGCCCTGTTCAGTGTCCTGACCCTGTGGGAGTTCTACTCCATGTTCCGGCCGGTGCAGTCCATGACCGCCTTCAAATCCCTGGGAGCGGCCTTCACCTTTCTGCTCATGGGCGCCTACACCACCGGCGATCTCCGCTACCCCGGCGTCATCCTGGCTCTGGCCTTCTGGGCGTCGGCCATGGTTTTCCTGCTGCGCTACAACCGGGACGTAACCGCGTCCTACCGACATGCCGCCATCTTCCTGGCCGGACTCTTCTACATCCCGATGAATTTCCATTTCCTCCTGTCCTACGACAGGCTGGAACTCCTGCTCGTCCTGGGCGCGGCCGTCATCTCGGACACCGCCGCCTTCTATGTGGGCACCTGGCTCGGCAAAAAGAAAATCTGGCCGCGCATCAGCCCCAAAAAATCCTGGGCCGGGTCCCTGGGCGGACTGACCGCCTGCACCGCCGCCACTTTCGCCTGGGGCTTCGCCTTCGGCCTGCCCGAGGTGGTCTGGTGGAAATGGCTGCTGCTCGGCGCGGCCCTGAACATGGCCGCCCAATTCGGCGACTTCTTCGAGTCGGCGCTGAAGCGCTCCCTGGACATCAAGGACTCCGGGATCATCCTGCCCGGCCACGGCGGCCTGCTCGACCGCGTGGACAGCCTGCTTCTGGTCATCCCCTGTTACGGGCTCTTCTCCATGTTCCAGCCCTTCTTCCCCTAAGGCGCACCGCCATGAAAACCTATATTTCCACCTGGCCCGCCACGGTGCCCAGTCCGCCCTTCCCGCGCCGGCTGGTCATCCTCGGGGCCACCGGCTCCATTGGCGACTCGGCCCTGAAGGTGGTCGCCAAGCATCCCGAGCGGTTCACCGTCACAGCCCTGGCGGGCGGACACAACGGCCGGAAGCTGGCCGCGCTCTGCGCCCGGTTCAAGCCGAAGTACGCCGCCGTGCTCAACGACACAGCGCGCACGGAATTTCTCGACAACCTGCCGGACGGCCCCGGCCCCGAGCTTCTCGTCGGGCCCGACGCCTATGTGCGCCTCGCCGCGCTGGATGAAGCGGACCTGATCCTCTCCGCCATCGTGGGAGCCGCGGGCTTTGCGCCCACCCTGGCCGCCGCCCGGGCGGGCAAGATGATCGGTTTGGCCAACAAGGAATCCCTGGTTTTAGGCGGCCATCTCATCCGCGCCGCATGCCGGGCATCCGGGGCCGTGGTCCTGCCCGTGGATTCTGAGCACAATGCCCTGTTTCAGGGCCTGGCCGGGCACGGCAAGGACGAGGAGATAGAGCGCCTCATCCTGACCGCCTCGGGCGGTCCCTTCCGGGGCAAGGATCGGGCGTTTCTCCAAACCGTCACCCGCGAACAGGCCCTGGCCCATCCCAACTGGCGTATGGGCGCCAAGATTTCCATCGATTCCGCCACGCTGATGAACAAGGGGCTCGAACTCATCGAGGCCTGCCACCTCTACGGGCTGCCGCCGGATCGGATCGACGTGGTGGTCCATCCCCAGTCCATCGTCCACTCCCTGGTGGAATACGTGGACGGCTCGCAACTGGGCCATCTGAGCAACCCGGACATGCAGGTGCCCATCGCCCACTGCCTGTGCTTTCCCGAACGCGTCACCGTGGACGTGCCGAGGCTCCGCCTGGCCGAAGCGGGCTCCCTGACCTTCGAAGCGCCCGACCTGGCCGCCTTCCCCTGTCTGCGCCTGGCGCGCGAGGCCTTCGACGCCGGGCCGAGCCACCCCATCGTGCTCAACGCAATCAACGAAATCGCCGTGGATGCCTTCCTTCATGAACGCATCGGCTTCACCGACATCCCGGACATAATCGAAGCCGGACTTGACCGCCATACCGCCGTGGACGTATCCACGCCCGAGGCGGTCCTGGCCCTGGACCGCGAGATCCGAAGGGAAACCGAGGCCAGCCTCTAGCCAATCATCCGAGGATGGTTATAGTTATCCGAGCCGCACGCTTTTTTTACCAACGCGGCGACACGAGGAATACATGATCACGAGCACCATCGCCATTGTCCTGGTACTGGGCGGACTTATCTTCTTCCATGAACTGGGGCACTTCACCGTGGCCCGAATCTTCGGCATGGGAGTCAAAGCGTTTTCGCTGGGCTTCGGGCCCAAACTGGTCGGCTTCACCTCCGGCAGGACCAACTACAAGATATCCCTGATCCCCCTGGGCGGCTATGTGGCCTTGGCGGGCGAACAGGGCGAGGAAGAAACCGACTTCCCGCCCGACAAACTCTTTTCCAACCGCCCGGCCTGGCAGCGCCTGTGCGTGGTGGCCGCCGGTCCTTTCTTCAACTTCCTGCTCGCCTTCCTGATCTACTGGTTCCTGGCACTGGCCCAAGGCCAAGCCGTGGTCCTGCCCCTGGTGGGCGGAGTCCTGCCCGACTCCCCGGCCGCAGCGGCCGGATTCGTCAAGGGGGACATGGTCACGGCCATAGACGGCGCGTCCGTGGACTCCTGGACCCAGATGGTCGAGACCATCCGGGCCGCCGAAGGCGAACCGCTCCAGGTGGTCGTGGACAGGTCCGGCGAGAAGCTGACCCTGACCGTCACCCCCAAAGTGAATACCTTCAAGGACCTGTTCGGCGAAGAGGTCACCGTGCCTATGGTCGGCATCAACCAGGCCGGGCAGGTGCGCTACGAGCCCATCGAAGGTCTGGGCATCTGGCCTGCGGCCCAGCAGACCTGGTACATGTCCGCAGTGGTGGTCAAAGGCTTCCTGTCCATCATCGAACGGCTCATCCCGGTGGAATCCGTAGGCGGCCCGATCATGCTCGCCCAGTTGGTCCATGAGTCCGCCCAAAGCGGCTTCTACTCCCTGCTCGCCATGATGGCGGTCATCTCCATCAACCTGGCGATCATCAACCTCCTGCCCATCCCGGTCCTGGACGGCGGCCACATTCTCTTCTTCGGCCTGGAGATCGTCTTCCGCAGGCCGCTCAACGACCGTTGGAAGGCCATGTCCATGCGCGTCGGCCTGCTCCTTCTGCTCCTGCTCATGAGCCTGGCCATCTTCAACGACGTGCGCCGGCTCCTGGGCTAGGTCCACCATGGCGATGCCCAAGCCCATCCGCCCGCACGACCTGACCCTGGTCCTGTCCGGACCGGAGGAACGGCTCCAGCTCGTTCTGGGCCAGCCCGGCCCGGACGGTCTCGGGCTGCTCGCCTCGCGCCAGTGGACCGTGCCCGGCCAGTCCGTTCGCTTTCTGGCGCCGGGCCTCCAGGCCGCGCTTGACGAATTCGGTCTGGATGCCTCGGTGCTTGCGCGCATCGCCTGCGTGCGCGGCCCCGGCAGCTTTACGGGTCTGCGACTGGTTCTGGCCGCCGCCGAAGGCGTGGCTGCGGGCCTGTCCCTACCCCTGGCCGGACTCGATTACCTGCCGCTGCTGGCCGCCGGTCCCGGCCCGCTGCTGGCCGGCCCGCTGCACGTTCTGACCTACGCCCGGCGCGGCCTGGTCTACACGCAATCCTTCGACTGCCCTAGCCTGACCGAAATCGCGCCCCTGGACGCCCTGCCCCTAGAGCAGGCCGCGGCGCGCATGGCCGAATTCGGGCCCGCAGCGCACCTCATGGGCACCGGCCTGCGCAAGAACCCAGATTTTTTCACCAAACTGGCCAAAGCCAATCCCGGCTACACCCTGCTGAGTGCCGCCTTCGACAACCCCACGCCGGAACATCTGCTGACCTCGGCCGACCAGGCCCTGTTCACCGGTGAATCCATCGAGCCCATCTACGTGCGTCCTTCCGACGCCGAGGCCAACCTGGACCAGATTGCGGCCAAGCGCGGCCTGGATCCGGACGAGGCCCGCCAAAAGCTCGAAAGCCTGCGCCGGGCCTAGCCTCCGAGACGACCGGATCGCGCGCCCCGGCGCATGCTCCTCTCCGGGAAGAACCGATCCCACCGCCATGCACGGCAACCATCCGGACCGGACGGACCGATCGACCGCTCCAACGCCGGAGAGTTGCTACACTCCGGCCATGCTAACGCCCTACGGCTGTAACCTGCCGAGGATAGAGCATTCCCTATAAGGAGCTGTTCCATGGACCCCATACGCGTACTTTTCGTCTGCCCGCACAACAGCGGCCGAAGCCTTATGGCCGAGGCCTTCCTGCAACGCCTCGGCCAGGGACGGTTCGCGGCAAGAAGTGCCGGGACCGCTCCCACCACCGTGGCTCCCCTGGTCCGGGAGGTCATGCGCGAAGCCAATTTTGAATTCCGGGAT includes:
- the pyrH gene encoding UMP kinase, which codes for MTKTRYSRILLKLSGEALAGDQQFGIHPEAIGQFAKEIAEVAATGLQMALVIGGGNIFRGMAASAKGMDRAQGDYMGMLATVMNALAVQDALEKNGCDTRVMTALSMADVAEPYIRRRALRHMDKGRVVICAAGTGNPYFTTDSAAALRALELKCDAIFKATKVDGVYDKDPVKYADAVKFDTVSYMETLEKRLGVMDSTAISMARDNNLPIIVFNLYKEGNIRRAANGENIGTTVQGD
- the frr gene encoding ribosome recycling factor, giving the protein MQTVLDDGKKRMNGALGSLDKEFGKLRTGRATTALVDSIQVDYYGTPTPISQLSSVSVPDSKTITIQPWDKGAFGAVEKAIQTSDLGLNPVNDGKIIRISIPPLTEERRKELVKVAKKYTEDAKIAIRNVRRDMNDVLKKMEKDKTISEDDLHRGEGDVQKMTDEYVKKADEAMAAKEKEILEI
- the uppS gene encoding polyprenyl diphosphate synthase — translated: MQIPTHIAVIMDGNGRWAKQRGLPRSDGHRAGTEAARAVVTHCRELGVRFLTLYTFSKENWSRPKDEIGTLFDLLTTFLKREEKSLKEQGIRLNILGEIDAMPLAVRQVLRHVMRQTAQCEDMTLNLALSYSGRDEIVRAARALVAKGVPPEAVTEEAFAAELWTAGQPDPDLIIRTSGELRLSNYLLFQCAYAELHFTDIYWPDFTPAELDKAIKDLNSRQRRFGKTGEQLDHA
- a CDS encoding phosphatidate cytidylyltransferase, whose product is MDISPHKQRIATSAVLAILPTLALIFQGWVLFAVLALFSVLTLWEFYSMFRPVQSMTAFKSLGAAFTFLLMGAYTTGDLRYPGVILALAFWASAMVFLLRYNRDVTASYRHAAIFLAGLFYIPMNFHFLLSYDRLELLLVLGAAVISDTAAFYVGTWLGKKKIWPRISPKKSWAGSLGGLTACTAATFAWGFAFGLPEVVWWKWLLLGAALNMAAQFGDFFESALKRSLDIKDSGIILPGHGGLLDRVDSLLLVIPCYGLFSMFQPFFP
- the dxr gene encoding 1-deoxy-D-xylulose-5-phosphate reductoisomerase — its product is MKTYISTWPATVPSPPFPRRLVILGATGSIGDSALKVVAKHPERFTVTALAGGHNGRKLAALCARFKPKYAAVLNDTARTEFLDNLPDGPGPELLVGPDAYVRLAALDEADLILSAIVGAAGFAPTLAAARAGKMIGLANKESLVLGGHLIRAACRASGAVVLPVDSEHNALFQGLAGHGKDEEIERLILTASGGPFRGKDRAFLQTVTREQALAHPNWRMGAKISIDSATLMNKGLELIEACHLYGLPPDRIDVVVHPQSIVHSLVEYVDGSQLGHLSNPDMQVPIAHCLCFPERVTVDVPRLRLAEAGSLTFEAPDLAAFPCLRLAREAFDAGPSHPIVLNAINEIAVDAFLHERIGFTDIPDIIEAGLDRHTAVDVSTPEAVLALDREIRRETEASL
- the rseP gene encoding RIP metalloprotease RseP, giving the protein MITSTIAIVLVLGGLIFFHELGHFTVARIFGMGVKAFSLGFGPKLVGFTSGRTNYKISLIPLGGYVALAGEQGEEETDFPPDKLFSNRPAWQRLCVVAAGPFFNFLLAFLIYWFLALAQGQAVVLPLVGGVLPDSPAAAAGFVKGDMVTAIDGASVDSWTQMVETIRAAEGEPLQVVVDRSGEKLTLTVTPKVNTFKDLFGEEVTVPMVGINQAGQVRYEPIEGLGIWPAAQQTWYMSAVVVKGFLSIIERLIPVESVGGPIMLAQLVHESAQSGFYSLLAMMAVISINLAIINLLPIPVLDGGHILFFGLEIVFRRPLNDRWKAMSMRVGLLLLLLLMSLAIFNDVRRLLG
- the tsaB gene encoding tRNA (adenosine(37)-N6)-threonylcarbamoyltransferase complex dimerization subunit type 1 TsaB translates to MAMPKPIRPHDLTLVLSGPEERLQLVLGQPGPDGLGLLASRQWTVPGQSVRFLAPGLQAALDEFGLDASVLARIACVRGPGSFTGLRLVLAAAEGVAAGLSLPLAGLDYLPLLAAGPGPLLAGPLHVLTYARRGLVYTQSFDCPSLTEIAPLDALPLEQAAARMAEFGPAAHLMGTGLRKNPDFFTKLAKANPGYTLLSAAFDNPTPEHLLTSADQALFTGESIEPIYVRPSDAEANLDQIAAKRGLDPDEARQKLESLRRA